A stretch of the Syntrophales bacterium genome encodes the following:
- the hslV gene encoding ATP-dependent protease subunit HslV: MNIRGTTIIALRHKGKVTVAGDGQVTLDTIIMKHSARKVRRLYNNKVVVGFAGATADAFTLFDRFDQKLEQHSGNLLRAAVELTKDWRTDRVLRHLEALMIAVSEKHFLIISGNGDVIESDDNVMAIGSGGPYALAAARALVRYSDLSSTEIAREAMKIASGICIYTNDNITIEEIDTVEEEGRNKK; encoded by the coding sequence ATGAACATAAGAGGAACTACAATCATAGCGTTGAGACATAAGGGAAAAGTAACGGTTGCCGGAGATGGACAGGTTACTTTAGATACTATTATAATGAAACATAGTGCCAGAAAGGTTCGAAGGCTGTATAATAATAAGGTTGTTGTTGGATTTGCCGGGGCGACTGCCGATGCGTTTACTCTTTTTGACAGATTTGATCAAAAGCTGGAACAGCACAGCGGGAATCTCTTGAGAGCGGCGGTTGAGTTGACCAAAGACTGGAGAACGGACAGGGTTCTCAGGCATCTGGAAGCACTGATGATAGCAGTGAGCGAAAAACATTTTCTAATTATATCTGGTAATGGAGATGTCATTGAATCTGATGATAATGTAATGGCGATTGGTTCTGGTGGACCTTACGCACTGGCAGCGGCTCGTGCACTCGTAAGATATTCGGATCTGAGTTCAACAGAGATAGCCAGAGAGGCGATGAAGATTGCTTCCGGTATATGCATCTATACAAATGATAATATAACGATTGAAGAGATTGATACTGTAGAAGAAGAGGGCAGAAACAAGAAATAG
- a CDS encoding acetylornithine transaminase, which yields MTTEELIALSDKSIMETYRRIPIVLVKGSGVKVWDSDGKEYLDFVAGIAVCSLGHSNFKVVEAIKKQVEILTHVSNLYYIEPQIGLARLLVENSFADKVFFCNSGAEANEAAIKLARKYGHENMGGDRYEIITMIDSFHGRTLATITATGQKKFQEGFAPLPGGFKYVPFNDLSALEHAITEKTCGIMLEPIQAEGGIRIPDNDYLRGVRKICNDNDLLLILDEVQVGMGRTGSLFAYENYGIEPDIMTLAKAMGNGFPVGAMLATDRVAAAFVPGSHASTFGGNPLGMAAGLAVMEVLLKEGVLENCKKTGSYLLEKLNELKKNHSIIKEVRGRGLIIGMELSVEGEDVVKKCMDKGLLINCTCGNILRFVPPLIVTAEDIDMAVNVLDEVMGD from the coding sequence ATGACAACTGAAGAACTGATAGCACTCTCGGATAAAAGCATAATGGAGACTTACAGGCGTATTCCGATAGTTTTGGTGAAGGGTTCGGGAGTGAAGGTCTGGGACAGTGACGGGAAAGAGTATCTCGATTTTGTTGCCGGGATTGCTGTTTGCAGTCTTGGCCATTCCAATTTCAAGGTGGTAGAAGCAATCAAGAAACAGGTGGAGATTCTTACCCATGTTTCAAATCTCTATTATATTGAACCGCAGATTGGTCTTGCCAGACTCCTGGTTGAAAACTCCTTTGCTGACAAGGTCTTTTTCTGTAATAGTGGCGCGGAGGCCAATGAGGCGGCGATTAAACTTGCCCGGAAATATGGCCATGAAAATATGGGCGGGGACAGATATGAGATAATCACCATGATTGATTCCTTTCATGGCCGAACGCTGGCAACTATTACGGCAACAGGACAGAAAAAGTTTCAGGAGGGATTTGCACCGTTGCCGGGAGGATTCAAGTATGTCCCATTTAACGATCTTTCTGCCCTGGAACATGCCATAACGGAAAAGACATGCGGGATTATGTTAGAGCCAATCCAGGCAGAGGGAGGGATACGGATTCCCGATAACGATTACCTCCGGGGAGTCAGGAAAATTTGCAACGATAATGACCTTCTTTTAATACTGGATGAGGTTCAGGTGGGTATGGGACGTACGGGGAGTCTGTTCGCTTATGAAAATTACGGTATTGAACCAGATATTATGACATTGGCAAAGGCCATGGGAAATGGGTTTCCTGTGGGGGCAATGCTGGCGACCGACAGGGTTGCCGCCGCTTTCGTGCCGGGAAGCCATGCTTCTACCTTTGGGGGCAATCCGCTGGGAATGGCCGCGGGACTCGCAGTAATGGAGGTATTGCTTAAAGAAGGTGTGCTTGAAAATTGTAAAAAGACAGGATCTTACTTATTGGAGAAATTAAATGAACTTAAAAAAAACCACTCAATCATCAAGGAAGTGAGGGGAAGGGGTTTAATAATTGGCATGGAGCTTTCTGTCGAAGGCGAAGATGTTGTAAAAAAATGCATGGACAAAGGGTTATTGATAAATTGCACATGTGGAAACATATTGAGGTTTGTCCCTCCGTTGATTGTAACAGCGGAGGATATTGACATGGCCGTTAATGTGCTTGATGAGGTGATGGGGGACTGA
- the hslU gene encoding ATP-dependent protease ATPase subunit HslU has product MPSKTLTPREIVSELDRYIIGQGDAKRAVAIALRNRWRRQNVPEELGEEIFPKNIIMIGPTGVGKTEIARRLAKLDKSPFLKIEASKFTEVGYVGRDVESMIRDLVELAVNMVKLEEQEGVKTKAAEVAEERILDILLPRKPVEKKVEDILPGDDSKPHEYKQIEQEDTTREKLRQLLRRGKLDDRTVDLEVSESKSGPVIEVFSSSGVEDMGFNIKEMFGNIFPQKKKKRNVKVPEAMEILAEEEAQRMVDMDKVTKTAIERVEQSGIIFLDEIDKIVGSGSTYGPDVSREGVQRDLLPIVEGSTVNTRYGMVKTDHILFIAAGAFSASKPSDLVPELQGRFPIRVELDSLGKEDLIRILTEPHNALVKQYVEMMATEGVKIVFKDEAVAEIAEIATIVNERTENIGARRLYTIMETLLDEISFDAPDMSEKEVIIDANYVKKKLDDIVEDEDLSRYIL; this is encoded by the coding sequence ATGCCATCAAAAACACTAACACCAAGGGAAATTGTTTCAGAGCTGGATAGATACATAATCGGCCAGGGTGATGCCAAGAGGGCCGTTGCCATAGCACTGCGTAACAGATGGAGGCGTCAGAATGTTCCTGAAGAACTTGGGGAGGAAATATTTCCTAAAAATATTATAATGATAGGACCGACCGGAGTTGGAAAAACAGAAATAGCTCGAAGGTTGGCCAAGCTTGACAAATCTCCTTTTTTAAAGATTGAAGCCTCAAAATTTACGGAGGTTGGTTATGTCGGCAGAGATGTTGAGTCAATGATTCGCGACCTTGTGGAGCTGGCCGTAAATATGGTTAAATTGGAAGAACAGGAAGGCGTTAAAACCAAGGCAGCAGAGGTTGCTGAAGAAAGAATTCTGGATATTCTTCTTCCACGAAAACCGGTGGAAAAGAAGGTTGAAGACATTCTTCCCGGTGATGATTCAAAGCCGCATGAGTACAAACAGATTGAACAAGAAGACACTACCCGTGAGAAGCTTCGCCAGCTTCTTCGAAGAGGCAAACTGGATGATCGTACCGTCGATTTAGAGGTGTCTGAGAGCAAGAGCGGTCCGGTCATTGAAGTGTTTTCCTCTTCGGGAGTTGAGGATATGGGTTTTAACATAAAAGAGATGTTCGGAAACATATTTCCCCAGAAGAAGAAGAAAAGGAATGTTAAGGTTCCTGAGGCAATGGAGATTCTGGCTGAGGAAGAAGCTCAGAGAATGGTGGATATGGATAAGGTTACCAAAACGGCTATAGAGAGGGTGGAACAGTCAGGCATTATATTTTTAGATGAGATCGATAAAATTGTTGGTAGTGGCTCCACATATGGTCCCGATGTTTCAAGAGAGGGTGTTCAAAGGGATCTTCTGCCGATTGTGGAGGGATCTACTGTAAATACCAGATATGGCATGGTGAAGACGGATCATATTCTTTTTATTGCTGCCGGGGCCTTTAGCGCCTCCAAGCCATCTGATCTTGTTCCAGAACTTCAGGGGCGATTCCCTATAAGGGTGGAACTGGATTCTCTCGGTAAGGAGGATTTGATAAGAATACTTACTGAACCTCATAATGCTCTTGTAAAACAATATGTTGAGATGATGGCAACAGAGGGCGTAAAGATTGTTTTCAAGGATGAAGCTGTTGCTGAGATTGCTGAGATTGCCACCATTGTCAATGAAAGGACAGAGAATATAGGAGCCAGAAGGCTTTATACTATTATGGAGACACTTCTTGATGAAATTTCTTTTGATGCCCCTGATATGAGTGAAAAAGAAGTGATAATTGATGCAAATTACGTCAAGAAAAAGTTGGATGATATAGTGGAAGATGAAGACCTGAGCAGATATATACTTTAA
- the xerC gene encoding tyrosine recombinase XerC, with protein sequence MEKAIRDFEVHMKVVRNLSPHTRRNYLADLRQFKEYLERNNISAGESGEGFVGIDHLVIRAFLGSLYRRKIKKVTISRKVATLRSFFKYLLREGRISNNPAEMVQAPQADKYLPAFLTVDQMFSLLDVKFKQDAPGLRDRAMMELLYSSGVRVSELTGLNIDDIDFTQSQMLVRGKGKKERIVPVGTPALTAVNNYIERRGELTKKKVEAHIKKPLFVSRIGTRLTPRSVGRIIDKYVRMSGINRKIGPHTLRHTFATHLMDAGADLRIIQELLGHESLSTTQKYTSVSVNRLMEVYDKAHPKARGG encoded by the coding sequence ATGGAGAAAGCAATAAGAGATTTTGAAGTTCACATGAAGGTTGTGAGGAATCTTTCTCCACACACCAGGAGGAATTATCTGGCCGATTTAAGGCAGTTCAAGGAATATCTGGAGAGAAACAATATATCTGCAGGAGAAAGCGGTGAGGGGTTTGTTGGTATTGATCACCTTGTCATAAGGGCATTTTTAGGGTCTCTCTACCGGAGAAAGATTAAGAAAGTTACTATATCGAGGAAGGTTGCAACACTAAGATCGTTTTTTAAATATCTGCTTCGAGAGGGGAGAATTAGTAATAATCCCGCCGAAATGGTTCAAGCACCTCAGGCCGACAAATACTTGCCTGCCTTTCTTACGGTGGATCAGATGTTTTCTCTTCTGGATGTGAAGTTTAAACAGGACGCGCCCGGACTCAGGGACAGGGCGATGATGGAGCTGTTATATTCGTCAGGTGTACGCGTCAGTGAACTTACCGGGTTAAACATCGATGACATAGATTTTACACAATCCCAGATGTTGGTCAGGGGAAAGGGAAAGAAGGAAAGAATAGTTCCTGTGGGTACCCCTGCACTAACTGCTGTTAATAACTATATTGAGAGAAGAGGTGAACTGACAAAGAAAAAAGTCGAGGCTCATATTAAAAAACCACTTTTTGTCAGCAGGATCGGTACAAGATTAACGCCGAGGAGCGTGGGAAGAATCATAGATAAGTATGTCCGTATGAGCGGAATTAACAGGAAAATTGGCCCTCATACGTTAAGACATACATTTGCCACTCATCTGATGGATGCGGGTGCGGATCTCAGGATTATTCAGGAGCTTCTTGGTCATGAGAGCCTTTCCACAACACAGAAGTATACGTCCGTGAGTGTAAACAGGCTGATGGAAGTGTACGACAAAGCTCATCCCAAGGCCAGAGGAGGGTAA
- the argB gene encoding acetylglutamate kinase, with translation MDNVEKSMERAAILLEALPYIRRFCNKTVVIKYGGHAMVDESLKEMFAMDVVMMKYVGINPVVVHGGGPQIGNLLKKLGKDSKFVQGMRVTDEETMSVVEMVLAGNVNKEIVGLINHHGGNAVGLTGKDGNLIQAEKYFLSADKAKDTPPEIIDLGLVGKVKKLNTNLVVLLANEGFIPVIAPIGVGDGGETYNINADIVAGEVAAALQAEKLILLTDVKGVLDAEGQLINTMSCDEVEKLIETGVIEGGMYPKVKSCLKALKSGTKKAHIIDGRLKHSILLEIFTDEGIGTEILL, from the coding sequence ATGGATAACGTTGAAAAATCAATGGAGAGGGCAGCTATTCTTTTAGAGGCCCTGCCTTATATACGCCGTTTTTGTAATAAGACCGTTGTCATTAAATATGGTGGTCATGCCATGGTGGATGAGTCATTGAAAGAGATGTTCGCCATGGATGTCGTTATGATGAAATATGTAGGGATCAATCCAGTGGTGGTGCATGGTGGAGGTCCTCAGATAGGGAATCTTTTAAAAAAGCTTGGTAAAGACTCGAAATTTGTCCAGGGAATGAGAGTGACGGATGAGGAAACCATGAGTGTCGTAGAAATGGTCCTTGCCGGTAATGTGAATAAAGAAATTGTGGGCCTCATCAATCATCACGGAGGTAATGCTGTTGGTCTTACCGGCAAAGACGGTAATCTTATTCAGGCAGAGAAATATTTTTTGAGTGCCGACAAGGCAAAGGATACGCCGCCTGAAATTATAGATCTGGGACTCGTGGGCAAGGTTAAGAAACTTAATACTAATCTTGTCGTATTACTGGCGAATGAAGGATTCATTCCTGTTATAGCGCCTATCGGTGTGGGGGATGGTGGTGAAACCTATAACATCAATGCCGATATCGTTGCCGGTGAAGTTGCGGCAGCCTTACAGGCAGAAAAGCTCATTTTGCTGACGGATGTAAAAGGTGTCCTGGATGCGGAAGGTCAACTTATAAATACCATGAGTTGCGATGAGGTAGAGAAGTTAATTGAGACGGGTGTCATTGAGGGAGGTATGTATCCAAAGGTTAAATCTTGCCTTAAAGCACTGAAAAGTGGCACAAAAAAAGCTCATATCATTGATGGACGTCTGAAACATTCCATTCTTCTGGAAATTTTTACCGACGAGGGTATAGGAACAGAAATCCTTTTGTAA